GCCTTCTGTGAAAATCTTATTTTTTGAATAGTTTTCCTTGTCGGTTTATGTTTTTTATGTTTCATTTTTCAGCCGTAAAAATTTCCAATGTTTCTATTGAGATTAAATTGAAGAGATCAATTCTTTCATCAGTCGGGTCATTTTCTTTTCAGCTTCATTCGCAACTTTTATAACTTCTTCGTGCGATACTTCAACAATTTTTCCGGGCACACCCAAATCGGTAATTATTGAAATGGCAAAACACGGAATCGACATATGCCTTGCAACAATAACTTCGGGAACCGTTGACATACCAACTGCATCAGCCCCGGTATTACGCATGCGCATATACTCCGCAGGAGTTTCAAAGCAAGGACCAGAAACCGATGCATAAACTCCGGTTTGATAATTTATCTTATGTTTTTTTGCAATTTCAATTGCTTTTTGAATCATAGATTTATCGTAAGCTTCGCTCATATCAGGGAATCGTGGACCAAGCTCATTATAATTTTTCCCCATCAAAGGGTTATCGGGAAGCAAATTAATATGGTCGGTAATGATCATCAAATCGCCAATCTCAAAATCAGGATTAACACCACCGCTGGCATTGCTAACAAATAATTTTTTTATTCCTAAAAATTTCATTACACGTACAGGGAATGTAAGTTCTTTCATTGTATAACCTTCGTAATAATGAAAGCGTCCCTGCATAGCAACAACTTTTTTTCCGCCAAGAATTCCAAAGATTAATTTTCCCGAATGCCCTTCAACTGTTGACACAGGAAAATTTGGAATGGTTTCATAAGCAAGGGTGTGTTGAATTTCAATTTCGTTAACTAACCCACCCAAACCTGTTCCGAGAATGATTCCTGTTTCAGGTTCAAATTTTATTTTTTGCTGAATGTAGGAAGAAGTTTCTTTAATTTTTTCAATCATGTTTTGCATAATCTGTCAATATTTTGTTAAACGTTTCTTTATCCGTTGTTGAAAAATCAGTTTCAATTGGCGCAATGTATACCGGAAGTTTTTTTACAACCTCAACAATACCGGGCTTTTCCAATCGCATTGCATCTTTTTCTGTTGTTACAATAATTTTTTTAAGGGTTGCAAATTTATTAAAAGTTTCATGAATACGCATAAGGTCATTAACAGAATATTCATGATGGTCGTTAAAACGTATTAAATGCACTTCTTCAAAATCTTTTTTCAAATGTTTGATAAGCGGTGAAGGGCTTGCTATTCCTGCGAAAAGCAAAACTAAAGTTTTGCTTTTCGCATCATTAAATTCTGTTCCATCATTCAGGCTTTTCAACTCTGAATATTTTATGAAGCTGAAGAGAATTTTACAACTTTTATTTCTTGATGAAATTTTTTTCGAGATTTTTTTTCTTTCATTCTCGTTTAAATCAGAAGGACATTTCGTAACCACAATAACATCTGCTCTTGCCGCACCAACAG
The genomic region above belongs to Bacteroidales bacterium and contains:
- a CDS encoding purine-nucleoside phosphorylase is translated as MIEKIKETSSYIQQKIKFEPETGIILGTGLGGLVNEIEIQHTLAYETIPNFPVSTVEGHSGKLIFGILGGKKVVAMQGRFHYYEGYTMKELTFPVRVMKFLGIKKLFVSNASGGVNPDFEIGDLMIITDHINLLPDNPLMGKNYNELGPRFPDMSEAYDKSMIQKAIEIAKKHKINYQTGVYASVSGPCFETPAEYMRMRNTGADAVGMSTVPEVIVARHMSIPCFAISIITDLGVPGKIVEVSHEEVIKVANEAEKKMTRLMKELISSI
- the lpxK gene encoding tetraacyldisaccharide 4'-kinase; protein product: MNFRTVILFPFTFLYWLVTLCRNKMYDWRWKASYAPPLKTICVGNLSLGGTGKSPMTEYIIKFLKNNFHVATLSRGYKRKTKGFAEVLVNSSFEECGDEPKQFKNKFPDVFVTVCEDRKTGINKIVEKKKETEIIILDDAYQHRKVKAGLNVLLTDYKKIFTRDFLFPSGTLRESAVGAARADVIVVTKCPSDLNENERKKISKKISSRNKSCKILFSFIKYSELKSLNDGTEFNDAKSKTLVLLFAGIASPSPLIKHLKKDFEEVHLIRFNDHHEYSVNDLMRIHETFNKFATLKKIIVTTEKDAMRLEKPGIVEVVKKLPVYIAPIETDFSTTDKETFNKILTDYAKHD